In the Oncorhynchus gorbuscha isolate QuinsamMale2020 ecotype Even-year linkage group LG05, OgorEven_v1.0, whole genome shotgun sequence genome, one interval contains:
- the LOC124035562 gene encoding sal-like protein 1 isoform X1: protein MHQTSVILLNSQVSRGLKPASLKKGHRRALLGGRPPPCKESDAHVCSRCCAEFFELSDLEQHQKNCTKNQLVLIVNENPASPSGSFSPGSPPHNPDEQMNDMVNNTDQAECSDLLEHNALDKEESMDVNVSEINAHPGHDNDGGSSHMEGGSNINMNTGEGNGHSSSRKSSGPAPGTSIVSAAQLPPLGNLTDLGSISMINSNVIIENLQSTKVAVAQFSQEMQRSSGSGGPRVAVPALMEQLLGLQQQQIHQLQLIEQIRHQILLLASQSPEIQVPPSISTPGGSLGPSANPLTTLSSHLSQQLAAAAGLAQSLASQSASISSLKQLAERAQLPQSNNASSGESSQSISSLGSSTVNNSQSSSDKRPIHAISSNLHSQLSNPSHTKSSMPAFGIGSLLNPVTNPHLPQPPSGNHLFSSSLPSIGTTVEDLNSLAALAQRKGKPPNVTSFEPKSSSEEAFFKHKCRFCAKVFGSDSALQIHLRSHTGERPYKCNICGNRFSTRGNLKVHFQRHKEKYPHVQMNPYPVPEHLDNIPTSTGIPYGMSMPPEKPVTSWLDSKPVLSTLTSSVGMLLPPTMPSLPPFIKKEDHSVAITSPSFSTKTDSGCDAAEPSMKSNDGLSEEAAALPMSNGKTEEGNHSSSFMPSVSSESERNTEYTTSNSPPMMTNPLMPLMSEHFKAKFPFGGLLDPLQGSETSKLQQLVENIDRKLTDPNECVICHRVLSCQSALKMHYRTHTGERPFKCKVCGRAFTTKGNLKTHYTVHRAMPPLRVHHSCPICQKKFTNAVVLQQHIRMHMGGQIPNTPLPDSYSESMGSDTGSFDERNFDENFDDLDNFSDDDMEGMEGMEGMEDGPDSSVPDTPKSADASQDSLCNSPSHPEMVVQDGQEKNHHAHHNAYHNTHHDIDYRIHHNNLHNNQHHSHHDNHHNKHLNNHHDNQHNSHHNPHQRLVEELQASRMKAMGNRGSMEGDCLTNDSSSLGGDIESQSAGSPAVSESTSSMQPPSPTNGHPQHQRKSPSLEERQERQERQERHQRALSLDHISASLMQHHPSSIGALDLTSCNPSKDPLGMLFPFRERGTFKNTACDICGKTFACQSALDIHYRSHTKERPFICTACNRGFSTKGNLKQHMLTHQMRDLPSQLFEPSNTSLSSSPTPSLLSVNSLSSMIKSEVNGFLHGLHHHQDHHRDHHRDHHRDHHIDHHREHHREHHRDHQDRDHHKDMASNMPHGLVTTSDSTSPVLSASAPLRRTPKQHYCNTCGKTFSSSSALQIHERTHTGEKPFACHICGRAFTTKGNLKVHMGTHMWNSAPARRGRRLSVDGSMAFLGTNPVKFPEIFQKDMASRLGNGDPASFWNQYAAAFSSGLAMKTNEISVIQNGGLPSLSGSMGNGGSSPVGGFTGNLEKLHSTESNAALAGLEKMANAENGTHFRFTRFMEDNKEIATN from the exons GGGACACAGAAGAGCCCTGCTCGGAGGAAGACCCCCCCCCTGCAAGGAGTCAGATGCCCATGTCTGTAGCAGATGTTGTGCTGAGTTCTTTGAACTATCAGATCTTGAACAACACCAGAAGAATTGCACTAAGAATCAATTAGTTCTGATAGTGAATGAGAATCCTGCCTCTCCTTCCGGAAGCTTCTCGCCTGGCTCCCCTCCACATAATCCTGATGAGCAGATGAATGACATGGTTAATAACACTGATCAAGCAGAGTGCAGTGACCTTTTGGAGCATAACGCTCTTGACAAAGAAGAATCCATGGACGTCAACGTTTCCGAAATCAACGCTCATCCTGGTCACGACAATGATGGAGGTAGCAGCCACATGGAGGGAGGCAGTAACATCAACATGAACACGGGCGAGGGAAATGGCCACAGCTCCAGCAGGAAGAGCTCCGGACCAGCACCGGGCACCTCGATCGTCTCTGCCGCTCAGCTACCTCCGCTCGGCAACCTGACTGACCTGGGGAGCATCTCTATGATCAACAGCAACGTCATCATCGAAAACCTGCAGAGCACCAAAGTGGCTGTGGCCCAGTTCTCCCAGGAGATGCAGCGCTCGTCTGGGTCCGGGGGCCCGAGGGTGGCAGTGCCGGCCCTGATGGAGCAACTCCTGGGCCTGCAGCAGCAACAGATCCACCAGCTGCAGCTCATTGAACAGATCCGTCACCAGATCCTGCTACTGGCCTCCCAGTCCCCTGAAATTCAGGTGCCCCCCAGCATCTCCACACCAGGAGGCTCGTTGGGGCCGTCAGCCAACCCACTGACCACGCTCAGCTCCCATCTCTCACAGCAGCTGGCTGCAGCCGCGGGCTTAGCACAGAGCCTGGCCAGCCAGTCTGCCAGCATCAGCAGCCTGAAGCAGCTGGCTGAAAGGGCGCAGCTACCTCAGAGCAACAACGCCAGCAGCGGTGAATCATCTCAGAGCATCAGCTCACTGGGGTCGTCCACAGTCAACAACTCCCAGTCGTCATCTGACAAGAGGCCAATACATGCGATCAGCAGCAACCTCCACTCTCAGCTCAGTAACCCATCACACACTAAGTCATCCATGCCAGCCTTTGGGATAGGTAGCCTGTTGAACCCTGTAACTAATCCACATCTACCTCAGCCCCCGTCTGGAAACCACCTATTTTCCAGCTCCCTGCCCAGTATTGGCACCACAGTGGAGGACCTCAACTCTCTGGCTGCGCTGGCCCAGAGGAAAGGCAAGCCACCAAACGTAACTTCATTTGAACCCAAGAGCAGCTCAGAGGAGGCGTTCTTCAAGCATAAGTGCAGATTTTGTGCCAAGGTGTTTGGGAGTGACAGTGCCTTGCAGATCCACCTGCGATCTCACACAGGTGAGAGGCCGTACAAGTGTAACATCTGTGGCAATCGCTTCTCCACCCGCGGTAACTTGAAGGTCCACTTCCAGCGTCATAAAGAGAAGTATCCACATGTTCAGATGAATCCATACCCTGTCCCCGAGCATTTAGACAATATTCCAACGAGCACCGGCATTCCATATGGTATGTCAATGCCTCCAGAGAAGCCTGTGACCAGCTGGCTGGACAGCAAACCTGTTCTCTCCACTCTGACCTCGTCAGTGGGCATGCTGCTCCCACCAACCATGCCCAGCCTGCCACCATTCATTAAAAAAGAAGATCATTCGGTAGCCATAACCAGCCCCTCCTTTTCCACAAAGACTGACTCTGGTTGTGACGCTGCTGAGCCATCAATGAAAAGCAACGACGGGTTGTCTGAAGAAGCTGCAGCCCTGCCTATGTCAAACGGGAAAACTGAAGAGGGCAATCACTCGTCGAGCTTCATGCCGAGTGTGAGCTCTGAGTCTGAGCGCAACACAGAATACACAACCTCCAACAGCCCGCCTATGATGACCAACCCTCTCATGCCCCTCATGTCTGAGCATTTCAAGGCTAAGTTCCCGTTCGGGGGCCTCTTGGACCCGCTCCAGGGGTCGGAGACCTCCAAGCTGCAGCAGCTGGTGGAGAACATCGACAGGAAGTTGACGGACCCCAATGAGTGTGTCATCTGCCACCGTGTGCTCAGCTGTCAGAGCGCTCTGAAAATGCACTACCGTACTCACACTGGAGAGAGGCCCTTCAAGTGTAAAGTGTGTGGCAGAGCCTTCACCACCAAAGGGAACCTGAAGACCCACTACACCGTCCACCGGGCCATGCCTCCACTCAGGGTCCATCACTCCTGCCCCATCTGCCAGAAGAAGTTCACCAACGCAGTGGTCCTGCAGCAGCACATTCGAATGCACATGGGAGGGCAGATCCCAAACACCCCACTGCCAGACAGCTACTCTGAGTCCATGGGCTCCGACACTGGCTCCTTTGATGAGAGGAACTTCGATGAGAACTTTGATGATCTGGACAACTTTTCTGATGATGatatggaggggatggagggtatGGAAGGGATGGAAGACGGCCCTGATAGCAGCGTCCCAGACACCCCTAAGTCAGCCGATGCCTCCCAAGACAGCCTGTGCAATTCCCCCTCTCACCCCGAGATGGTCGTCCAGGACGGGCAAGAGAAAAACCATCATGCCCATCACAACGCCTACCACAATACCCACCATGATATTGACTATAGAATCCACCACAACAACCTCCATAACAATCAACATCACAGCCACCATGACAACCACCATAACAAACATCTTAACAACCACCATGACAATCAGCATAACAGCCACCATAACCCCCACCAGAGGCTGGTAGAGGAGCTGCAGGCCAGCAGAATGAAGGCCATGGGGAACAGAGGTTCAATGGAAGGGGACTGCCTCACTAATGACTCCTCATCTCTGGGTGGGGACATCGAGAGCCAGAGTGCCGGGAGTCCAGCAGTGTCAGAATCTACCTCTTCCATGCAGCCCCCATCCCCTACCAATGGGCACCCCCAACATCAACGTAAATCCCCCAGCTTggaggaaagacaggagaggcaggagagacaggagaggcacCAGAGGGCCTTGTCCCTGGATCACATCAGTGCCAGCCTCATGCAGCATCACCCTTCTAGCATCGGGGCCCTGGACCTGACATCCTGCAACCCGTCTAAAGACCCACTGGGCATGCTCTTCCCATTCCGTGAGCGTGGCACGTTCAAGAACACAGCCTGTGACATCTGTGGGAAGACGTTTGCATGTCAGAGTGCCTTGGACATCCACTACCGAAGCCATACCAAAGAAAGGCCGTTCATTTGCACGGCCTGTAACCGGGGCTTCTCGACTAAGGGCAACCTGAAGCAGCACATGCTCACCCACCAGATGAGGGACTTGCCCTCGCAGCTCTTCGAACCCTCTAACACCAGCCTCTCCTCCAGTccgaccccctccctcctctctgtgaaCTCCCTGTCCTCCATGATCAAATCAGAGGTCAACGGCTTCCTCCACGGCCTCCACCACCATCAGGACCACCACAGGGACCACCACAGGGACCACCACAGGGACCACCATATCGACCATCACAGGGAACACCACAGGGAACACCACAGGGACCACCAGGACCGGGATCACCATAAGGACATGGCAAGTAACATGCCCCACGGCCTGGTGACCACCTCGGACTCTACATCCCCGGTGCTCTCAGCCTCTGCCCCTCTACGCCGGACACCCAAGCAGCACTACTGCAACACTTGTGGGAAGACCTTCTCCTCCTCTAGCGCTCTGCAGATACACGAGAGGACCCACACTGGGGAGAAGCCCTTCGCCTGTCACATCTGTGGTCGGGCTTTCACCACCAAAGGAAATCTCAAG GTTCATATGGGGACACACATGTGGAACAGCGCCCCTGCCAGACGCGGCCGCCGGCTCTCTGTAGATGGCTCCATGGCCTTCCTGGGCACCAACCCTGTCAAGTTCCCAGagatcttccagaaggacatggCATCTAGGTTGGGCAACGGAGACCCGGCTAGCTTCTGGAACCAGTACGCTGCAGCGTTTTCCAGCGGCTTGGCAATGAAGACCAATGAAATCTCTGTCATCCAGAACGGAGGCCTGCCATCTCTATCGGGGAGCATGGGGAACGGGGGCAGCTCGCCCGTGGGCGGCTTCACAGGCAACCTGGAGAAGCTGCACAGTACAGAATCCAATGCCGCTCTGGCTGGCCTGGAGAAAATGGCCAACGCAGAGAACGGGACCCACTTCCGATTCACACGTTTCATGGAGGACAACAAAGAGATTGCCACCAACTAG
- the LOC124035562 gene encoding sal-like protein 1 isoform X3: protein MSRRKQAKPQHFQSDPHLALSKHNGKALLGGRPPPCKESDAHVCSRCCAEFFELSDLEQHQKNCTKNQLVLIVNENPASPSGSFSPGSPPHNPDEQMNDMVNNTDQAECSDLLEHNALDKEESMDVNVSEINAHPGHDNDGGSSHMEGGSNINMNTGEGNGHSSSRKSSGPAPGTSIVSAAQLPPLGNLTDLGSISMINSNVIIENLQSTKVAVAQFSQEMQRSSGSGGPRVAVPALMEQLLGLQQQQIHQLQLIEQIRHQILLLASQSPEIQVPPSISTPGGSLGPSANPLTTLSSHLSQQLAAAAGLAQSLASQSASISSLKQLAERAQLPQSNNASSGESSQSISSLGSSTVNNSQSSSDKRPIHAISSNLHSQLSNPSHTKSSMPAFGIGSLLNPVTNPHLPQPPSGNHLFSSSLPSIGTTVEDLNSLAALAQRKGKPPNVTSFEPKSSSEEAFFKHKCRFCAKVFGSDSALQIHLRSHTGERPYKCNICGNRFSTRGNLKVHFQRHKEKYPHVQMNPYPVPEHLDNIPTSTGIPYGMSMPPEKPVTSWLDSKPVLSTLTSSVGMLLPPTMPSLPPFIKKEDHSVAITSPSFSTKTDSGCDAAEPSMKSNDGLSEEAAALPMSNGKTEEGNHSSSFMPSVSSESERNTEYTTSNSPPMMTNPLMPLMSEHFKAKFPFGGLLDPLQGSETSKLQQLVENIDRKLTDPNECVICHRVLSCQSALKMHYRTHTGERPFKCKVCGRAFTTKGNLKTHYTVHRAMPPLRVHHSCPICQKKFTNAVVLQQHIRMHMGGQIPNTPLPDSYSESMGSDTGSFDERNFDENFDDLDNFSDDDMEGMEGMEGMEDGPDSSVPDTPKSADASQDSLCNSPSHPEMVVQDGQEKNHHAHHNAYHNTHHDIDYRIHHNNLHNNQHHSHHDNHHNKHLNNHHDNQHNSHHNPHQRLVEELQASRMKAMGNRGSMEGDCLTNDSSSLGGDIESQSAGSPAVSESTSSMQPPSPTNGHPQHQRKSPSLEERQERQERQERHQRALSLDHISASLMQHHPSSIGALDLTSCNPSKDPLGMLFPFRERGTFKNTACDICGKTFACQSALDIHYRSHTKERPFICTACNRGFSTKGNLKQHMLTHQMRDLPSQLFEPSNTSLSSSPTPSLLSVNSLSSMIKSEVNGFLHGLHHHQDHHRDHHRDHHRDHHIDHHREHHREHHRDHQDRDHHKDMASNMPHGLVTTSDSTSPVLSASAPLRRTPKQHYCNTCGKTFSSSSALQIHERTHTGEKPFACHICGRAFTTKGNLKVHMGTHMWNSAPARRGRRLSVDGSMAFLGTNPVKFPEIFQKDMASRLGNGDPASFWNQYAAAFSSGLAMKTNEISVIQNGGLPSLSGSMGNGGSSPVGGFTGNLEKLHSTESNAALAGLEKMANAENGTHFRFTRFMEDNKEIATN, encoded by the exons AGCCCTGCTCGGAGGAAGACCCCCCCCCTGCAAGGAGTCAGATGCCCATGTCTGTAGCAGATGTTGTGCTGAGTTCTTTGAACTATCAGATCTTGAACAACACCAGAAGAATTGCACTAAGAATCAATTAGTTCTGATAGTGAATGAGAATCCTGCCTCTCCTTCCGGAAGCTTCTCGCCTGGCTCCCCTCCACATAATCCTGATGAGCAGATGAATGACATGGTTAATAACACTGATCAAGCAGAGTGCAGTGACCTTTTGGAGCATAACGCTCTTGACAAAGAAGAATCCATGGACGTCAACGTTTCCGAAATCAACGCTCATCCTGGTCACGACAATGATGGAGGTAGCAGCCACATGGAGGGAGGCAGTAACATCAACATGAACACGGGCGAGGGAAATGGCCACAGCTCCAGCAGGAAGAGCTCCGGACCAGCACCGGGCACCTCGATCGTCTCTGCCGCTCAGCTACCTCCGCTCGGCAACCTGACTGACCTGGGGAGCATCTCTATGATCAACAGCAACGTCATCATCGAAAACCTGCAGAGCACCAAAGTGGCTGTGGCCCAGTTCTCCCAGGAGATGCAGCGCTCGTCTGGGTCCGGGGGCCCGAGGGTGGCAGTGCCGGCCCTGATGGAGCAACTCCTGGGCCTGCAGCAGCAACAGATCCACCAGCTGCAGCTCATTGAACAGATCCGTCACCAGATCCTGCTACTGGCCTCCCAGTCCCCTGAAATTCAGGTGCCCCCCAGCATCTCCACACCAGGAGGCTCGTTGGGGCCGTCAGCCAACCCACTGACCACGCTCAGCTCCCATCTCTCACAGCAGCTGGCTGCAGCCGCGGGCTTAGCACAGAGCCTGGCCAGCCAGTCTGCCAGCATCAGCAGCCTGAAGCAGCTGGCTGAAAGGGCGCAGCTACCTCAGAGCAACAACGCCAGCAGCGGTGAATCATCTCAGAGCATCAGCTCACTGGGGTCGTCCACAGTCAACAACTCCCAGTCGTCATCTGACAAGAGGCCAATACATGCGATCAGCAGCAACCTCCACTCTCAGCTCAGTAACCCATCACACACTAAGTCATCCATGCCAGCCTTTGGGATAGGTAGCCTGTTGAACCCTGTAACTAATCCACATCTACCTCAGCCCCCGTCTGGAAACCACCTATTTTCCAGCTCCCTGCCCAGTATTGGCACCACAGTGGAGGACCTCAACTCTCTGGCTGCGCTGGCCCAGAGGAAAGGCAAGCCACCAAACGTAACTTCATTTGAACCCAAGAGCAGCTCAGAGGAGGCGTTCTTCAAGCATAAGTGCAGATTTTGTGCCAAGGTGTTTGGGAGTGACAGTGCCTTGCAGATCCACCTGCGATCTCACACAGGTGAGAGGCCGTACAAGTGTAACATCTGTGGCAATCGCTTCTCCACCCGCGGTAACTTGAAGGTCCACTTCCAGCGTCATAAAGAGAAGTATCCACATGTTCAGATGAATCCATACCCTGTCCCCGAGCATTTAGACAATATTCCAACGAGCACCGGCATTCCATATGGTATGTCAATGCCTCCAGAGAAGCCTGTGACCAGCTGGCTGGACAGCAAACCTGTTCTCTCCACTCTGACCTCGTCAGTGGGCATGCTGCTCCCACCAACCATGCCCAGCCTGCCACCATTCATTAAAAAAGAAGATCATTCGGTAGCCATAACCAGCCCCTCCTTTTCCACAAAGACTGACTCTGGTTGTGACGCTGCTGAGCCATCAATGAAAAGCAACGACGGGTTGTCTGAAGAAGCTGCAGCCCTGCCTATGTCAAACGGGAAAACTGAAGAGGGCAATCACTCGTCGAGCTTCATGCCGAGTGTGAGCTCTGAGTCTGAGCGCAACACAGAATACACAACCTCCAACAGCCCGCCTATGATGACCAACCCTCTCATGCCCCTCATGTCTGAGCATTTCAAGGCTAAGTTCCCGTTCGGGGGCCTCTTGGACCCGCTCCAGGGGTCGGAGACCTCCAAGCTGCAGCAGCTGGTGGAGAACATCGACAGGAAGTTGACGGACCCCAATGAGTGTGTCATCTGCCACCGTGTGCTCAGCTGTCAGAGCGCTCTGAAAATGCACTACCGTACTCACACTGGAGAGAGGCCCTTCAAGTGTAAAGTGTGTGGCAGAGCCTTCACCACCAAAGGGAACCTGAAGACCCACTACACCGTCCACCGGGCCATGCCTCCACTCAGGGTCCATCACTCCTGCCCCATCTGCCAGAAGAAGTTCACCAACGCAGTGGTCCTGCAGCAGCACATTCGAATGCACATGGGAGGGCAGATCCCAAACACCCCACTGCCAGACAGCTACTCTGAGTCCATGGGCTCCGACACTGGCTCCTTTGATGAGAGGAACTTCGATGAGAACTTTGATGATCTGGACAACTTTTCTGATGATGatatggaggggatggagggtatGGAAGGGATGGAAGACGGCCCTGATAGCAGCGTCCCAGACACCCCTAAGTCAGCCGATGCCTCCCAAGACAGCCTGTGCAATTCCCCCTCTCACCCCGAGATGGTCGTCCAGGACGGGCAAGAGAAAAACCATCATGCCCATCACAACGCCTACCACAATACCCACCATGATATTGACTATAGAATCCACCACAACAACCTCCATAACAATCAACATCACAGCCACCATGACAACCACCATAACAAACATCTTAACAACCACCATGACAATCAGCATAACAGCCACCATAACCCCCACCAGAGGCTGGTAGAGGAGCTGCAGGCCAGCAGAATGAAGGCCATGGGGAACAGAGGTTCAATGGAAGGGGACTGCCTCACTAATGACTCCTCATCTCTGGGTGGGGACATCGAGAGCCAGAGTGCCGGGAGTCCAGCAGTGTCAGAATCTACCTCTTCCATGCAGCCCCCATCCCCTACCAATGGGCACCCCCAACATCAACGTAAATCCCCCAGCTTggaggaaagacaggagaggcaggagagacaggagaggcacCAGAGGGCCTTGTCCCTGGATCACATCAGTGCCAGCCTCATGCAGCATCACCCTTCTAGCATCGGGGCCCTGGACCTGACATCCTGCAACCCGTCTAAAGACCCACTGGGCATGCTCTTCCCATTCCGTGAGCGTGGCACGTTCAAGAACACAGCCTGTGACATCTGTGGGAAGACGTTTGCATGTCAGAGTGCCTTGGACATCCACTACCGAAGCCATACCAAAGAAAGGCCGTTCATTTGCACGGCCTGTAACCGGGGCTTCTCGACTAAGGGCAACCTGAAGCAGCACATGCTCACCCACCAGATGAGGGACTTGCCCTCGCAGCTCTTCGAACCCTCTAACACCAGCCTCTCCTCCAGTccgaccccctccctcctctctgtgaaCTCCCTGTCCTCCATGATCAAATCAGAGGTCAACGGCTTCCTCCACGGCCTCCACCACCATCAGGACCACCACAGGGACCACCACAGGGACCACCACAGGGACCACCATATCGACCATCACAGGGAACACCACAGGGAACACCACAGGGACCACCAGGACCGGGATCACCATAAGGACATGGCAAGTAACATGCCCCACGGCCTGGTGACCACCTCGGACTCTACATCCCCGGTGCTCTCAGCCTCTGCCCCTCTACGCCGGACACCCAAGCAGCACTACTGCAACACTTGTGGGAAGACCTTCTCCTCCTCTAGCGCTCTGCAGATACACGAGAGGACCCACACTGGGGAGAAGCCCTTCGCCTGTCACATCTGTGGTCGGGCTTTCACCACCAAAGGAAATCTCAAG GTTCATATGGGGACACACATGTGGAACAGCGCCCCTGCCAGACGCGGCCGCCGGCTCTCTGTAGATGGCTCCATGGCCTTCCTGGGCACCAACCCTGTCAAGTTCCCAGagatcttccagaaggacatggCATCTAGGTTGGGCAACGGAGACCCGGCTAGCTTCTGGAACCAGTACGCTGCAGCGTTTTCCAGCGGCTTGGCAATGAAGACCAATGAAATCTCTGTCATCCAGAACGGAGGCCTGCCATCTCTATCGGGGAGCATGGGGAACGGGGGCAGCTCGCCCGTGGGCGGCTTCACAGGCAACCTGGAGAAGCTGCACAGTACAGAATCCAATGCCGCTCTGGCTGGCCTGGAGAAAATGGCCAACGCAGAGAACGGGACCCACTTCCGATTCACACGTTTCATGGAGGACAACAAAGAGATTGCCACCAACTAG